A stretch of DNA from Deltaproteobacteria bacterium:
CCGCGCTAGCGAGAGGGCGGGTTTCAAACCCGCCCTTTCAATTCCCATTTCTTTTTTTGCGTTTTTTGCGGCCAACTCTCCGAATCTGATTCCCCCACTCTGTGATCTCTGTGCCCTCTGTGGTGAATTCCCTCTTAGTCCCAAACCCGTCGCGCCGTTTCCAGCATGACATCGAGTTTGCGGAACTGTTCGTCTTCCGTAAGCAGATTACCGCGGATGCTCGACGCGAAGCCGCATTGAGGGCTCAGCGCTAATTGTTCCAACGGTAAGAAGCGCGCCGCGTCGTCGATGCGCCGGCGCAGTTCATCGACGCTTTCCACCCGTCCGAGCTTCGTCGTGATCAAACCAAGTACGGCGATTTTTCCTTTCGGCACGAAACGCAGCGGCTCGAAGCCGCCGGCGCGTTCGGTGTCGTATTCTAGTAGAAGCCGTTGATGGTTGAGGCCGTTGAATAATTTTTCGGCGATGGCGTCGTACTTTCCCTCGCGGTGCCACATGCTTTGGCGGTTGCCGCGGCAGATGTGAATACCAAAGGTGACGTTGGGAAATCCGGCGATGACCTCGTTATCGGCGCGAATCGAGCGCTCCATCGTCGCCATCGGTTCTTCACCCCGCGCGCGCATCGCCGCGATGGAATTAGGATCGACGTACGCCGTGTAGCCCGGCCCGTCAATGCCGACATAGCGGCAACCCGCCTCGGCTAGCTCGCTGAGCATCTGCTTTTCAACCATGACGACATCGCCCAAAAATTCGTCGGTGTTCGCGTAGACCGAACGCGACGCCTCGGCATCGTAGCATTGTTGAATCCGGTCCGGACCGATCAAAGTGATTTTCACCGGCCGTTCGGTCAAGCTTTGAGTGAAACGAAAATCATCGACCAGCGAGTTGCGCAAAAGTTTCAAGCGCGCCGTGACCCGTTTACGATTGAGTAAGATCGGATCGGTGCCTTTGTGGGTTTTAACTTGGCCATCGTCGGCGCGGGCGAGCATATCGTGATAGCTTTTCACCCCCGCCTGCCACTCTTCCACGCCGGCGACGACATTGAAGCTCTCCATGAAACTGGTGCGGCGAAACTCGCCGTCGACCACGATCGGCAAGTTGTGTGCGACCTGTTTAGCTACCACATCGCGAATCGCTTCGTCCTGTGAATTCTTTAAGTCCGCTTCGCTGGTCTTACCGTCGCCAAAGCTTGCGAACGCATCCTTCAGCCTCTGCGGCCGCAGCAAGCTGCCAACCAAATCCACCCGCATCGAATTGAGATTCACTAGTATGTTTCCTTTCGACTTGAT
This window harbors:
- a CDS encoding methionine synthase — protein: MNLNSMRVDLVGSLLRPQRLKDAFASFGDGKTSEADLKNSQDEAIRDVVAKQVAHNLPIVVDGEFRRTSFMESFNVVAGVEEWQAGVKSYHDMLARADDGQVKTHKGTDPILLNRKRVTARLKLLRNSLVDDFRFTQSLTERPVKITLIGPDRIQQCYDAEASRSVYANTDEFLGDVVMVEKQMLSELAEAGCRYVGIDGPGYTAYVDPNSIAAMRARGEEPMATMERSIRADNEVIAGFPNVTFGIHICRGNRQSMWHREGKYDAIAEKLFNGLNHQRLLLEYDTERAGGFEPLRFVPKGKIAVLGLITTKLGRVESVDELRRRIDDAARFLPLEQLALSPQCGFASSIRGNLLTEDEQFRKLDVMLETARRVWD